The DNA sequence CCGGATCACGAAGGGGGCTCCGCCGATGCTGCGCCGGCTGTACGATTGGACGATGGAGAAGGCGGCGCATCGCCACGCGCCGGGCTGGCTGGCGCTGTTCAGCTTTGCCGAATCGAGCTTCTTTCCGATTCCGCCGCATCCGCTGCTCGGCCTGATGTGCCTGGCGGAGCCGCAGAAGGCGCTGCGCTTTGCGCTCATCACCACCATCGCATCGGTGGTGGGCGGCATGTTCGGCTATCTGATCGGCTATTTCCTGTACGAATCCGTGGGATCGGTGGTGATTGTCTCGCTCGGCCTCAGCGAGGCCTTTCCGAAGGCGGCCTGCTATCTGAACGAGAATGCCAGTTGGGTGATCTTCACCGCCGCGGTGACGCCGATCCCCTTCAAGCTGCTGACGATCACCGCCGGCGTGGTGAAGATGCCCTTCGCGCAGTTCCTCATCGCCAGCATCGCCGGCAGGGCGCTGATCTTTATGGTGGTGGGGGTGCTGTTCCGCCTGTTCGGCGCGCCGATCAAGCAGGTGATCGATCGCTATTTCGGGCTGGTGACGGGGGCGTTCCTCGTCCTGCTGGTCGGCGGCTTCCTCGCCATCGCCCTGCTGGGCGGCGGCGAGAAGGCCCAGGCCGCGCAGGACCGCTGCGAACAGGCGACCACGCTGTAGCGCGCCGCCTGCTGGCGGCTGGCTAGATGATGCCCACCGCCTTGCCGGCGCGTTCGAACATGCCGAGGATGGTTTCCACCTCCTCCGCGCTGTGTTCGGCGCAGAGCGAGCAGCGCAGCAGCGTCATATTGGCGGGGGTTGCCGGGGGGCGGGCCAGGTTCACATAGAGCCCCTCCTTCAGCAGCGCTTCCCACATGGTGGCGCCGCGCTGCAGGTCGGGCATGATGACCGCCACGATGGCGCTCTGTGGCTCTTCGGTGCCGAGGGTGAAGCCGAGATCCTTGAGGCCGCCGTGCAGCCGCTTCGAATTCTCCCACAGATGCGCCCGCTTGTTGCCGCCGTGGATCAGCTTGCGGATGCTGGTGGCCGCCGTGGCGACCACGCTGGGCGGCAGGGAGGCGGTGAAGACATAGGGGCGGCAGACCAGCCGCATGATCTCGAACTTCGGGTGGTTGGACACGCAGAAGCCGCCCACCGTGCCCACGCTCTTGGAAAAGGTGCCGATGATGAAGTCCACATCG is a window from the Altererythrobacter sp. B11 genome containing:
- a CDS encoding YqaA family protein, whose product is MLRRLYDWTMEKAAHRHAPGWLALFSFAESSFFPIPPHPLLGLMCLAEPQKALRFALITTIASVVGGMFGYLIGYFLYESVGSVVIVSLGLSEAFPKAACYLNENASWVIFTAAVTPIPFKLLTITAGVVKMPFAQFLIASIAGRALIFMVVGVLFRLFGAPIKQVIDRYFGLVTGAFLVLLVGGFLAIALLGGGEKAQAAQDRCEQATTL